Genomic segment of Oncorhynchus tshawytscha isolate Ot180627B linkage group LG28, Otsh_v2.0, whole genome shotgun sequence:
AGTGTATTCAGGCCAGGAATAGTCTAACACCAGGACCCATAGTCACAAAGAGTCCCAGAGTAGGAGagctgatttattttattttaaagtttaacctttatttagctaggcaagtcagttaattaagaacaaattcttgtttacaaagacggcctaggaacagtgggttaactgccttgaccagaggcagaacgacagatttttaccttgccggTTCATGGATTCAATCCGGCAACCTTTTCGATTACTGccccaaacgctctaaccactaggatacctgccaccctgtgatctaggatcaggtcttctCTTTTATTCATTATGGTTTAAAAGGCAAAAACCGATCCTACTTCAACTTCAAcactactctgagacgctttgtgaatacaggcccaaaCATAGACATACTTAATTTGTGGTCATGTTCTGAAGGGCCTAACCTTTCTTTATTACCACAAACGTGGAACATGAAGTAGGTTACTATGCACATAGGTAGATAGGTATGTAGACAATGTTATTTTAAGAAAAATGATTTTTCATGTGACGACCCAATTGACTCCGACGCAGAGGAAGTGAGAACCTGCTGATCGAAACAATCAGTGGAAATTCTTGCAGACAccgcaggggttcaaactgtagaacccagttcctacatttgaatataaaaaattattttatcaaacaaaactatgcttcagtttatctctgggacccataggatgacaaatcagagcaagattactgaatgtaattacattatttaccttcagaggtaaATGTATCAAACCAATTGCCGTGATAAATGTTTTgctgttgttgtgcactctcctcaaacaatagcatggtatttattcactgtaatagctactgtaaattggacactgcagttagattaaaaataatttaagctttctgcccatatgagacatgtctatgtcctggaaagtttgctgttacttacaaacgtcatgctaatcacattaacaCACTGTTACGTCCAGACCTTAGTTCCATTTTTATgtttctattttagtttggtcagggcgtgtgttggggttgggcattctatgtttttgttctatgtttttgtatttctgtgtttggcctggtatggttcccaatcagaggcagctttctaacgttgtctctgattgagaaccatacttaggtagcctttcccacctggtgtttgtgggtagttgttttctgtctcggtgtctgcaccagacagaactgtttcggttattcTTTTTGTCATTTtcgtatttagtgttcagttgctAATAAgtattaacatggacacgtaccacgctgcattttggtccgatcttgactactcttcctcagatgacgaggagaaccgttacagaactacccaccaccaaaggaccaagcagcgtggtgaggAGCAACAGAGCtatctggagaaatggacatgggaggagatactggaaggcaagggaccctgggcacaggctggggtcCATCcaggcgctgccagagtctcccacctgtccggcgccgccagagCCCCCCGCTTGTCCGGCGCCGCCAGAGCctcccttcactccggagctgccagagccgtagagggcgcctctggactgagggtcTTCAGTCCGGGGCCTGCTGCGAGGGTCTCCGctccagaggcgccacctaagtgggccaagactgaggTGGAGCGAGGTCCACGTCCTGCACCCGAGCTGCTGCCGTAAGAAGGCCCACCTGGACCCTCCCCTttagtcaggttttgcggccggagtccgcacctttgggtggggggggggtactgtcacgccttggccatagagaggctttttattctctattttggttaggccagggtgtgactagggtgggcattctatgttcattttctatgtttttgatttctgtgtttggccgggtgtggttctcaatcagggacagctgtctatcgttgtctctgattgagaaccatacttaggtagctcttgcccacatgggttttgtgggtagttattttctgtttagtgtgttctGTCCACAACTCCTCCCTCATAGGTGACTCATTACAATGATTCATTGCTGTTTCCTGCCTGTAGCTCACTAGTCCCTATGAGGTGCTTAGTTATACAGGTTATGGGTTCTATAGGCAATTGGTTTAATTCCTGGAAATTAGATTAAATTAAGAATTGCCTCTGTCTGTTACCACAGAAggggtgattttttttttcacaGCTTCTTCCAGCTGGATTGTAAAGGTGCTATGGCACTGGTACCTGTGGCGGGTGTGATAACCTTCATTATAGCGTTTTTTTCTCCCCCTGGGTCTATTTTTTAATGTGTGTGGTTCAGTGCTGGGTGCAAGCTGGTTACCAGTGCGCATCTTACCGCCTGTTGTGACAGAAGTGGCACTGCCAATCGGGGTACCATTTGTTACAGGAGCCCCCAAACCCAGAGTAGAATGAGCTATCATGCAAACCTTAGCACATAAACAGTTGTGTCGAAACAAGGTGTCAACCCAAGCAATTTGATAAAATTGACATAATAAATGAAATGGCATTCATTTTAAATTGCATTGGATTTCCATAAATAGCTACTGCGTTTGACCTGAAACCGTTCCTGAGAGTATTCCTTGGGCCAAATGATACCCAAGACGGGTTATcttcacacatactgtaggcctaaggCAGTGTTTCCAACAGTCCTCTAGGATCCCCAACGGCAAACAGTTTTGTTGTAGCCCCGGACAGTTTTGATTTTAGTTGACAAGTGTAATCAGGTTTGCTTGTCTTGGGCTACAAAAATTGTGTGCTGTTGGCGGTCCTGGAGGACTGTTGGAAACACTGccttaggcctacagtatgtgtgaagATAACCCGTCTTGGGTATCATTTAAAAGAAGAAGGGAAGTGTGGCTTAGATGCACaaggtgtgtctctctccagaatgcactctCTCCTGCCAATTTGTGTGTATTtattgtttcataacttcattgtgtaAATTGTTTGCCCTCTGATAGTTAGCgtctatcaattccccattacatacaatatatcaccagtagtacatttaccattTTTCCCAATAATTTGTTTAGTTACGGTAATTTCTgataatgcattcaatatattctTATTACAGTCATTAGAGTGAACACGTTGTTTTCAGAGCTCACAACCcttgctacacttgtgagaaacaagttatGTGTTTCTGTGCCTGATAAGCAGGATTTCCAACTTGCAGTTTTTTGTTTCCAACTTGCAGTTTTATGTCTGTGCTATATCTCTCTCCGTCAGAACACAGCGCAAAAAAACTTCCACACATCCTGTTCTTCTGACGAGATAGAAAGTCTGCTAACCCGACCGTTCTGAGGCTTCTGACTGTCACATGACCCAGTTAAATGAGTAGAAACTGGTTACTAATACACAGTGTTGTCTAAACAAGGAAATTATGACGATTTGTcatgatgtgttttttttttgtctcactACCTCAATCAACAACCAAACACATCTGAAACAGAGAACTGGTACAGGAAGCGACAAACTGCCACGTAAAGTTAGAATCTCTCCCGCCAAAACCTTCTCATGGTAACACTTTACCTAAACTAAAGCATCCTGGTGTAATGCTTTATAAGTTGTTATTAGCATGTAGGAGCCTTTATGATGTCTTATAAAAAGGCTTGTAATATGTTGTCTCTTTCTATGCATTAACTGTTAAACTATCTGGCTGTTACTTCGTTCAGATGCATAATGCATAATTTACCCAAATGCTTGAAGTAAAAAGTGCCCTTTTCAGTAAAACGTGTGAAGCTTCTTCAACAAAACTGGTCTTTAATAAACCTTAGAATGTTCTAAGTAAATTATCAGTGTTTTGAAGGATTGAAGCAgtaattgttgtgtgtgtgtgtgaatgtatgtgtttTTATTGAATTTATATTCAGTAAGATCCTAATTTAGCAAACAAATACATTCATTACGTTGGAAATCGTTTCTTCATCTttttttatacatatatacacagtgcaacaataacatgtttacattgtcatTCCTTCACATATTAATTATCCAACATGTTATAATGTTTTTCAGCTTACATGCCTCATGGCGTGGTGTCAGAGTAAAAACATATCCTATTCTAAACTTGTATTGGTTTTAAAAGACACACTTAGTAGATAATCCTATCTAATGTCTCATCAAATAACTCCACTGATCAACTGCAGATACCTGCTCATGCAGTTGCTGCTCTGGCTGTTCACATGCTACATAATATGCATCCTTGAAAACATCCCCCAAGACAGAGAAAGTCCCTAACTATCACATACTCTGCAAGGTAATCCCCCAGCACCCCATCTCTGTCATAGAAATACAATCTATTTCTATGTTCTATGTAATCCTTTTCTATGTATCATAtgtttaatttacatttttattaatttagctgactctcttatccagagcgactcacaggagcaattagggttaagcaccttgcttaagggcacatcacctagtcaactcagggattcaaaccagcgactaTACAGTTACTGGCGCATCTTAAGTAATTTAACCACTAGCTGCTTCCCCTGTTGTGTTTATCTTTCAAGTGGAAGCACATAGACTACTAGACACAAATGTCAACAAGGATTCAATCAGTCACTTCTGTACGTTCTGTTTCCCTTTGGCCTCTTATCTCTGTACCCAGTAGAATTCACATTTGGAAACATCTTCTTAGGAATCCCATTTGCAAACCCTTCTTGGCTGTCTAACATTGCAGTCCATTGTTGGAAACCTCGGTCCAGTTTCTACCGTTGGTATTCATTTACACCTTAATGTAGTCTGATGCAGAGTCCAGTAAGGTCCTGTAGATGTTGGATCTGAGGAACCTGGGGTAGGAGTCTTTCTCCATCAATCTGTACACAATCCACTGGGCCTCGTCGAAGCAAACTGTGGTGGGCGTCTTCACATTCCGCCTGATGAGATCTCTGGTCTTGTGGTCAATGTTGATCTGGCGAGAGATAGAGTAAACTGATGAGACTTGGTGGATACAAGCAGATGTGTCCatatatagtaaatagtaaatATAGTATAGTAAATACATACATGATCAAAGATCTACATGCTTTTCGTaaagtattataaactgggtggtttgagccctgaatgctgattggctgaaagccatgatatatcagatcgtataccacaggtatgacaaaacatttatttttactgttctaattaagtttgttaccagtttataatagcaataaggcaccttgggagtttgtggtatatggccaatataccacggttaatggctgtatccaggcactccacgttgaaTCGTTTGTAAAAACAGCCCTCTGACTACAACATACCTCTTTTGGAGCCTCGGCTTCAATATATGTCTTGTAGATTTTCTTGGCCCTGGAGGACAGCCTGAAGGACGACTTGATCTTCTTGTAGTCTTGACAGATCAGCCAGAACTCAATGTTCTCGTCACTGAACTCTGACTTCAGGAAGGCTTGAAATGTTGTCATGCCATCTaaagggggagggggacacacacacacacagacagacttagCTAGGCTGAACAACCTGCAAACCTATGAAAATGGACATATGACGATTATATCATCAACCTCCTGTTGTATGTTTAAATGTTGTTTTAAAGTACATGAAATGCTTACATTTCGATGCGAGAAGTCTCTCCAAAGACTGGGACCACAGGATAATTTCCTCAGGGCTAAGTCTGTAAAAGTGGAGGACATTTAGTTTCAGATCAAAACCCTGGATGGAGATGTGGTTCCTGGATGTGTCCTGACAGAGTCTACCTTATTTACCGTTCAGTGTTGGGGGATTGGGAAGATCTGCGCTGTAGTCGGGATTTCAAGTCGCTTCCCCTGAAACATGAAGTAAATAGGTGAATACACTGTAAAACACAagaatacacacaaaaaaagtgcCATTGCACAATAAACCCCAAATATATCTGGTTCCTAAGTGCAAAGGAAACCAGCAACGTCATTCAAAACGATTAAATC
This window contains:
- the LOC112227170 gene encoding regulator of G-protein signaling 21 translates to MPISVTSPSRELHSHNMDMDDKRRNQTRGSDLKSRLQRRSSQSPNTERLSPEEIILWSQSLERLLASKYGMTTFQAFLKSEFSDENIEFWLICQDYKKIKSSFRLSSRAKKIYKTYIEAEAPKEINIDHKTRDLIRRNVKTPTTVCFDEAQWIVYRLMEKDSYPRFLRSNIYRTLLDSASDYIKV